The following are encoded in a window of Episyrphus balteatus chromosome X, idEpiBalt1.1, whole genome shotgun sequence genomic DNA:
- the LOC129920628 gene encoding metabotropic glutamate receptor, translated as MIIGLEQLKSSGLIILLLFYPLTCQNQNKSSKPSQELVSVNQVGDIIIGGLFPVHEKGESTPCGPKIYNRGVHRLEAMLYAVDRVNNDSTLLPGITIGVHILDTCSRDTYALNQSLQFVRSSLNNMDTSAFECQDLSTPQPRRNTTGPVFGVIGGSYSSVSLQVANLLRLFHIPQISPASTAKTLSDKTRFDLFARTVPPDTFQSVAMVDIIKCFNWSYVSTIHSEGSYGEYGIEAFHKEATERNVCIAAAEKVPSAADDKVFDAIIAKLLKKPNARGVVLFVRAEDARSLLQAAKRANLAQPFHWIASDGWGKQQKLLDGLEDIAEGSITVELQSELIQDFDDYMVSLSPESNARNPWFEEYWEDTFDCVLEKNLPPLLKDRIGIRKCDKNLKLSEKSGYEQESKTQFVVDAVYAFAHALHRLHQDLCTVGGQNQAHRHHHSESVWLHKPTTGQHSMACPEMVNYDGKLFYDNYLLNVSFIDLAGSEVKFDSQGDGLARYDILNYQKLENSTGFYYKVVGKWFNQLELNLHDVVWNKEVDMPTSACSLPCDVGMIKKQQGDTCCWICDNCENFEYVYDEFTCKDCGPGFWPYPDKLSCYALDIQYMRLHSLFAIIPMAVAIFGIVMTLMVIILFAINHDTPLVRASGRELSYTLLIGILVCYSNTFALIAKPTIGSCVVQRFGIGVGFSIIYSALLTKTNRISRIFHSASKSAQRLKYISPQSQVVITITLIAVQIIITMVWMIVEPPGTRFYYPDRTEVILKCKIQDMSFLFSQLYNMILITICTVYAIKTRKIPENFNESKFIGFTMYTTCIIWLAFVPIYFGTGNSYEIQITTLCISISLSASVALICLYSPKVYILVFQPDKNIRKLTMNSTVYRKSAACAASGSATAVASSNPGAGGAGGSGSVNGFPAALGGGCAAASPPPTPALTCLQSSLNSGDAAVGANQGLVLHHLANEQLSLETRPGPSGLGRNCNCHNRFNENHKCGKC; from the exons ATGATAATTGGACTGGAACAACTTAAGTCCTCAGGGCTTATAATTCTTCTGCTCTTTTACCCATTAACAtgtcaaaatcaaaacaaaagcaGTAAGCCGAGTCAAGAATTAGTATCGGTTAATCAAGTTGGGGATATTATCATTGGAGGGTTGTTCCCAGTTCATGAAAAAGGTGAAAGCACACCGTGCGGTCCGAAAATTTATAATCGTGGTGTTCATCGGCTCGAAGCGATGCTGTATGCTGTCGATCGTGTTAACAACGATTCAACTCTCTTACCCGGAATAACAATTGGCGTTCACATTTTAGACACTTGCTCACGAGATACCTACGCTTTGAATCAATCCCTACAGTTTGTTCGAAGTTCCTTGAACAACATGGACACGTCTGCATTTGAGTGTCAAGATTTATCAACTCCTCAGCCACGACGCAATACAACTGGACCCGTGTTTGGCGTTATTGGTGGATCATATAGCTCAGTTTCCCTTCAGGTAGCAAATTTGTTGCGTTTGTTTCACATTCCACAGATTTCGCCAGCATCCACCGCTAAGACACTCAGTGACAAAACAAGATTTGATCTTTTTGCACGAACAGTTCCTCCAGATACATTTCAATCAGTTGCCATGGTTGACATAATAAAATGCTTTAATTGGTCGTATGTATCAACAATTCATTCTGAAGGTTCCTATGGAGAATATGGAATTGAGGCCTTCCACAAAGAAGCTACAGAAAGGAATGTTTGCATTGCTGCCGCAGAAAAAGTTCCCTCGGCAGCTGATGACAAAGTTTTTGATGCCATCATAGCCAAGTTGCTGAAGAAACCCAATGCCAGAGGTGTTGTGCTTTTTGTACGAGCTGAAGATGCACGGAGTCTCTTGCAAGCAGCTAAACGGGCTAATTTAGCTCAACCATTTCATTGGATTGCCAGCGATGGTTGgggtaaacaacaaaaattgttgGATGGCTTAGAAGATATTGCCGAGGGTTCAATTACAGTTGAACTGCAATCGGAACTGATTCAAGACTTTGATGATTATATGGTGTCGTTGTCACCCGAATCTAACGCCAGAAATCCTTGGTTTGAGGAATATTGGGAAGATACTTTTGATTGTGTTTTAGAGAAGAATTTACCACCGCTGCTAAAGGATCGTATTGGCATTCGTAAATGTGATAAAAATCTTAAACTGTCAGAAAAATCTGG CTACGAACAGGAATCAAAAACCCAATTTGTTGTCGACGCGGTTTACGCTTTTGCTCATGCTCTGCACCGACTCCATCAGGATTTGTGTACAGTAGGTGGCCAAAATCAAGCACATAGACATCACCATAGTGAATCTGTTTGGTTACACAAACCTACAACTGGGCAGCATTCGATGGCGTGTCCGGAAATGGTCAATTATGATGGAAAACTTTTCTATGACAATTATTTGCTGAATGTTTCATTTATCG ATCTTGCCGGAAGTGAGGTAAAGTTTGATAGTCAAGGTGATGGCCTTGCACGCTATGACATCCTTAACTATCAAAAGTTGGAAAATTCTACCGGTTTTTATTACAAG gtcgTAGGCAAATGGTTCAATCAATTGGAATTAAACTTGCATGACGTCGTATGGAATAAGGAAGTTGATATGCCGACTTCGGCTTGTTCACTTCCCTGCGATGTGGGCATGATAAAAAAGCAGCAG GGTGACACGTGTTGTTGGATTTGTGACAATTGCGAGAACTTCGAATATGTCTACGACGAATTCACTTGCAAAGACTGTGGACCAGGTTTTTGGCCCTATCCTGACAAGCTCTCCTGTTATGCCTTGGACATTCAATATATGCGGTTGCATTCTCTTTTTGCCATTATTCCAATGGCAGTTGCTATTTTTGGAATTGTAATGACTCTTATGGTGATAATATTATTTGCAATTAATCACGATACGCCGTTGGTCCGAGCATCAGGTCGGGAGCTCAGCTATACGCTGCTGATTGGAATTTTAGTTTGCTATTCAAATACGTTTGCATTGATTGCTAAGCCAACAATTGGTTCATGTGTTGTACAACGTTTTGGAATTGGAGTCggattttcaattatttatagTGCATTGTTAACTAAGACAAATCGTATCTCAAGGATCTTTCATTCGGCATCGAAGTCAGCTCAACGTTTAAAATACATAAGTCCTCAGTCCCAAGTTGTTATAACAATAACTCTTATTG CCGTTCAAATAATTATAACCATGGTCTGGATGATTGTGGAACCACCAGGAACACGATTCTATTATCCCGATCGCActgaagttattttaaaatgtaaaattcaGGATATGTCATTTTTATTCTCGCAGCTATACAACATGATTCTAATTACAATTTGCACTGTTTACGCAATCAAAACACGTAAGATTCCAGAAAACTTTAACGAGTCAAAATTCATTGGATTTACTATGTACACAACTTGCATCATTTGGTTGGCGTTCGTTCCTATTTATTTCGGAACTGGGAATTCTTATGAG aTTCAGATAACAACATTGTGCATATCGATAAGTTTGAGTGCATCGGTGGCTCTCATTTGTCTTTATTCGCCTAAGGTCTACATCTTGGTCTTTCAACCAGACAAAAACATTCGGAAACTAACTATGAACAGCACTGTCTACAGAAAATCTGCTGCTTGCGCTGCGAGTGGAAGTGCAACTGCTGTTGCATCAAGTAATCCAGGAGCTGGAGGAGCTGGTGGAAGTGGTAGTGTCAATGGTTTTCCTGCTGCTTTAGGTGGTGGCTGTGCTGCTGCTAGTCCTCCACCAACACCAGCTTTAACATGCTTACAAAGTTCCCTTAACAGTGGTGATGCTGCTGTTGGAGCAAATCAAGGCCTTGTCTTACATCATTTAGCCAACGAGCAGCTGTCCCTTGAAACACGACCAGGACCTAGTGGCTTGGGTCGAAATTGCAACTGTCATAATCGATTTAATGAGAATCATAAATGCGGTAAGTGCTAG